A single window of Pirellulales bacterium DNA harbors:
- a CDS encoding MarR family transcriptional regulator: protein MADFTSTQGHYLSFIHAYTNLHGYPPAESEIATAMCVSPPSVNQMVKLLEKKGLILRQPGHARAIQVLVPEDEIPPWKDRKQKATLRSKATWHPIKVAPAPLANLYVVSVYLAGGPVSKKFANKEISRAIEIRGDQTLEELHRAIFKAYDRWDEHLYEFQFGKRPFDPAGPNYRTPDPPSRKKGIGNASKVMLDDLDLKPDRVFGYWFDFGDDWYHQIRVERIEQAIPTVTYPRVIRRVGKSPPQYQGE from the coding sequence ATGGCTGACTTCACATCAACTCAGGGACATTATTTGTCGTTTATCCACGCATACACGAATCTGCATGGCTATCCTCCTGCGGAATCCGAGATCGCCACCGCGATGTGCGTCTCGCCGCCGTCGGTCAATCAAATGGTGAAGCTGCTGGAGAAGAAAGGATTGATTCTTCGCCAGCCAGGCCATGCCCGCGCGATTCAGGTGCTGGTTCCCGAGGATGAAATCCCGCCGTGGAAAGATCGCAAACAGAAGGCGACTCTTCGCAGCAAAGCGACGTGGCATCCAATCAAAGTCGCCCCGGCGCCTCTGGCCAACTTGTACGTCGTTTCGGTTTACCTAGCCGGCGGGCCGGTGAGCAAGAAATTTGCCAACAAGGAGATCAGCCGCGCGATTGAAATCCGCGGCGACCAGACGCTCGAAGAGCTGCATCGCGCGATCTTCAAGGCTTATGACCGCTGGGATGAACACCTCTACGAGTTTCAATTCGGCAAACGTCCGTTTGATCCCGCTGGGCCAAACTACCGAACTCCCGATCCACCGTCCAGGAAGAAAGGCATTGGAAATGCCAGCAAGGTCATGCTCGACGATTTGGACTTAAAGCCAGATCGCGTTTTCGGCTACTGGTTCGACTTCGGCGACGATTGGTATCATCAGATTCGAGTGGAACGGATCGAGCAGGCGATTCCCACGGTTACCTACCCGCGCGTCATTCGGCGAGTGGGCAAGTCTCCACCGCAATATCAAGGTGAATAG